A window of the Microbulbifer aggregans genome harbors these coding sequences:
- a CDS encoding GNAT family N-acetyltransferase → MEAQTLSSDTVKIKKTTPVEEKSGLSMSVELTFDGAQKLLHSWELLDLSATPRVATAKANFFLPFISEMPEKQTPYVALWKKDGAPDGILIGRLSIRSPLIKIAKWRIPMLRLRTLNITEGGLEALSAETALQQKKYLQALLSSGDIDCISIFRLNPDGEAGRALEGGLGKSSNVRPLKLARWFTELIDDHGNPVVTNSAKTRSGFRQKDRKLVKAFGDSVEVREVSDPGDVEDFLGEAVKIVAASYQKSIGVGVQDDEAWKTTSRIHAENGSFRGYLLVANGESIAYGVGPLVDGTFTLLATSFLPKYRKLAPGTYLLRRIIERLQDEGVRWIDYGIGDYSYKELYGTMRREDALMDFYASSPRARIARVVHILANSATSFLQTSGLLERLKKIRRTLIDRRRKTKSDSGRK, encoded by the coding sequence ATGGAAGCGCAAACTTTATCCTCCGACACAGTTAAGATAAAAAAAACAACGCCCGTAGAGGAGAAGTCAGGGCTCAGTATGAGTGTCGAGCTGACATTTGATGGGGCGCAGAAGTTGCTTCATTCCTGGGAGCTCCTGGATTTGAGCGCTACGCCCCGAGTGGCTACGGCAAAGGCCAATTTTTTCCTGCCATTTATCTCTGAAATGCCCGAGAAACAAACGCCTTATGTGGCGCTATGGAAGAAAGATGGGGCGCCTGATGGGATATTGATAGGACGTCTCAGCATTAGGAGTCCGCTCATAAAAATCGCAAAGTGGCGAATTCCGATGCTGCGGCTTCGTACGCTAAATATTACCGAGGGTGGTCTTGAGGCGCTGAGCGCAGAAACTGCACTGCAGCAGAAAAAATATTTACAAGCATTGCTATCCAGTGGGGATATAGATTGCATTTCCATTTTTCGTCTGAATCCAGATGGTGAGGCAGGGAGGGCACTTGAGGGCGGTCTCGGAAAGTCAAGCAATGTAAGGCCGCTAAAGTTAGCACGTTGGTTCACCGAGCTAATAGATGACCATGGAAATCCGGTTGTCACAAATTCAGCAAAAACACGTAGCGGATTTCGCCAAAAAGACCGTAAGTTGGTTAAAGCGTTTGGCGACTCGGTGGAGGTTCGGGAGGTTAGCGATCCAGGCGATGTGGAAGATTTTTTGGGGGAAGCGGTAAAAATAGTCGCCGCCAGCTATCAGAAGAGTATCGGCGTCGGAGTGCAAGACGATGAAGCCTGGAAAACCACATCCAGAATACATGCCGAAAACGGCAGCTTTCGCGGTTATCTGCTGGTGGCCAATGGGGAGTCGATTGCTTACGGTGTAGGGCCGCTAGTGGACGGCACCTTTACACTGCTGGCCACGTCCTTTCTACCGAAATACCGCAAGCTGGCGCCGGGGACTTATTTGCTCCGCAGAATTATAGAACGACTGCAGGACGAAGGTGTTCGCTGGATCGACTATGGGATTGGCGATTACAGCTATAAAGAGCTCTATGGCACTATGCGGCGGGAAGACGCCTTGATGGATTTTTATGCTTCGTCGCCTCGTGCAAGAATAGCCAGAGTCGTGCATATCCTTGCAAATTCAGCGACAAGCTTTCTTCAGACCAGCGGCTTGTTGGAGCGCCTCAAGAAAATTCGTCGAACTTTGATTGACCGTCGGCGGAAAACCAAATCTGATTCGGGTAGAAAGTAA
- a CDS encoding DUF883 family protein, translated as MASVKPSSNSSSKEKLHQAYNLAGEAASDTASHIREQAANKAAHLRDRARSSVERGKHRATDMEHRLEESIQRHPLVSVGCAFAAGWLISKILK; from the coding sequence ATGGCAAGCGTAAAACCATCGTCAAATTCGTCCAGCAAGGAAAAGCTGCACCAAGCCTATAACCTGGCTGGTGAAGCTGCCTCTGACACTGCATCGCACATCAGGGAGCAAGCAGCCAATAAAGCGGCACACCTCAGAGACCGTGCACGCTCTTCCGTAGAACGCGGCAAGCACCGCGCTACCGACATGGAACACCGCCTCGAGGAATCGATCCAACGTCACCCTCTGGTCAGTGTTGGCTGTGCCTTCGCCGCCGGCTGGCTGATTTCCAAGATTCTGAAATAA
- a CDS encoding D-2-hydroxyacid dehydrogenase has protein sequence MRGVFLDTLTMKPEELDTRALESSLDHWDFYEATAPEQVAERIAEADVVITNKVVLDRELIDGAGKLKLICICATGTNNVDLEAAAERGIPVRNVQGYAGASVPQHALALILALATRLHQYDRDVKAGQWSNSPVFCMLDYPVMELAGKNLGIVGYGDLGRRTAELGRVLGMNILLAESFTGEKKAGRIPLEELQAKADVISLHCPLSEQTDKLVNREFLAKLKPGALLVNTARGGLIDEPALAEALRSGKLGGAALDVLSVEPPPEDHPLLQDDIPNLIITPHCAWISRESRQRLLDGVVKNICDWRASGTR, from the coding sequence ATGCGCGGCGTTTTTCTCGATACCCTGACCATGAAACCGGAAGAACTCGATACCAGAGCACTGGAATCGAGCCTCGATCACTGGGACTTTTATGAAGCGACTGCACCGGAGCAGGTCGCCGAGCGTATCGCCGAAGCCGACGTGGTCATCACCAACAAGGTAGTGCTGGATCGCGAGCTGATCGACGGGGCCGGCAAGCTCAAACTGATCTGTATCTGCGCCACCGGCACCAACAACGTCGACCTCGAAGCGGCCGCCGAGCGCGGCATCCCGGTGCGCAACGTACAGGGCTACGCCGGTGCCTCGGTACCCCAGCATGCACTGGCTCTGATACTGGCCCTGGCCACCCGGCTGCACCAGTATGATCGCGACGTCAAAGCGGGGCAATGGAGTAACTCGCCGGTGTTCTGCATGCTGGATTACCCGGTGATGGAGCTGGCGGGAAAAAATCTGGGCATTGTTGGCTACGGTGATCTCGGCCGCAGGACCGCAGAGCTGGGCAGAGTCCTGGGGATGAATATTCTTCTGGCGGAGTCCTTCACCGGCGAAAAGAAAGCGGGACGTATTCCGCTTGAAGAGCTACAGGCCAAGGCCGATGTCATCAGCCTGCATTGCCCACTGTCAGAGCAGACCGACAAGCTGGTGAATCGAGAATTTCTAGCGAAGCTGAAACCCGGGGCACTGCTGGTCAACACCGCCCGCGGCGGACTGATCGATGAACCGGCCCTTGCCGAGGCGCTTCGCAGTGGCAAGCTGGGTGGCGCGGCACTCGATGTGCTGAGCGTGGAACCCCCGCCGGAGGATCATCCACTATTGCAAGATGATATTCCCAACCTGATCATCACCCCCCACTGCGCCTGGATCAGCCGCGAGAGCCGCCAACGGTTGCTCGATGGCGTGGTCAAGAATATTTGCGACTGGCGCGCATCAGGCACTCGCTAA
- the metG gene encoding methionine--tRNA ligase yields the protein MSESRPQARNILVTSALPYANGSLHLGHILEYIQTDIWARFQRARGHNCLYMCADDAHGTAIMLKAEQLGLTPEQHIANMQAEHERDFADFLIGVDNYHSTHSDENRELSAMIYKRLRDNGHIASRTITQAFDPEKELFLADRYIKGTCPRCKTPDQYGDNCEACGATYSPTELIDPVSAISGATPIEKESEHFFFTLPEFTDFLKQWTRSGTLQSEVANKLSEWLDEGLQEWDISRDAPYFGFEIPDAPGKYFYVWLDAPIGYMASLKNYCDAKGLDWLDYWKKDSDAEVYHFIGKDIVNFHALFWPAMLDSADFRTPTKVCVHGFLTVNGKKMSKSRGTFINARNYLDHLNPEYLRYYFAAKLTGGVDDLDLNLEDFIAKVNSDLVGKVVNIASRTAKFVSKSGGVLATELADEALWNQFVEAAPRIADFYESREYARAMREIMALADAANAWIADKAPWSLAKEEGKEEEVLAICSQGVNMFRALITWLAPVLPETAKKAEAFLGTEVDWHSATTPLAGHTINKFKPLMQRVEQQQVDAILEAAKESLAQLQAEAAKPATGPLADDPIADEIQFDDFAKVDLRIALIANAEHVEGAGKLLKLTLDLGGESRQVFAGIKSAYNPEDLIGKHTVMVANLAPRKMRFGVSEGMVLAAGPGGKDLWILEPHAGAQPGMRVM from the coding sequence ATGTCCGAATCGCGCCCCCAAGCCCGTAACATCCTCGTCACCAGTGCACTGCCCTACGCCAATGGCTCCCTGCACCTCGGGCACATCCTGGAGTACATCCAGACCGACATCTGGGCCCGCTTCCAGCGTGCTCGCGGCCACAACTGCCTGTATATGTGCGCCGACGATGCCCACGGCACCGCCATCATGCTGAAAGCCGAACAGCTGGGCCTGACCCCGGAGCAGCACATCGCCAATATGCAGGCGGAGCACGAGCGCGACTTCGCCGACTTCCTCATTGGTGTGGATAACTATCATTCGACGCACTCCGATGAAAATCGTGAGCTGTCGGCGATGATCTATAAGCGCCTGCGGGACAACGGCCACATCGCATCACGCACCATTACCCAGGCATTTGACCCGGAAAAAGAGCTGTTCCTCGCCGACCGCTACATCAAGGGTACCTGCCCGCGCTGTAAGACGCCGGACCAGTATGGCGATAACTGCGAGGCCTGTGGTGCCACCTATAGCCCCACCGAGCTGATCGATCCGGTTTCCGCCATTTCCGGCGCCACACCGATCGAAAAGGAGTCCGAGCACTTCTTCTTTACCCTGCCGGAATTCACCGACTTCCTGAAGCAGTGGACTCGCTCCGGCACCCTGCAGAGCGAAGTGGCCAACAAACTGTCCGAGTGGTTGGACGAAGGCCTGCAGGAGTGGGATATCTCCCGCGACGCGCCCTATTTCGGCTTTGAAATTCCCGATGCGCCAGGCAAGTACTTCTATGTATGGCTAGACGCGCCGATCGGCTATATGGCCAGCCTGAAGAACTACTGTGACGCAAAAGGCCTGGACTGGCTGGACTACTGGAAAAAAGACAGTGACGCCGAGGTGTATCACTTTATCGGCAAGGACATCGTCAACTTCCACGCCCTATTCTGGCCGGCCATGCTGGACTCCGCCGACTTCCGCACCCCTACCAAGGTGTGCGTGCACGGCTTCCTGACCGTCAACGGCAAGAAGATGTCCAAGTCCCGCGGCACCTTCATCAATGCGCGCAACTACCTGGATCACCTGAACCCGGAGTACCTGCGTTACTACTTCGCCGCCAAACTGACCGGCGGCGTGGATGACCTGGACCTGAATCTCGAGGACTTCATCGCCAAGGTGAATTCCGACTTGGTGGGCAAAGTGGTTAACATCGCCTCCCGCACCGCCAAGTTCGTCAGCAAGTCCGGCGGCGTACTTGCCACCGAACTGGCCGATGAGGCTCTGTGGAACCAGTTTGTGGAGGCAGCTCCGCGCATCGCCGATTTTTACGAGAGCCGCGAATACGCCCGCGCCATGCGCGAAATCATGGCCCTGGCCGATGCCGCCAATGCCTGGATCGCCGACAAGGCGCCCTGGTCCCTGGCCAAGGAGGAAGGCAAGGAGGAGGAAGTGCTGGCGATCTGCTCCCAGGGCGTCAATATGTTCCGCGCGCTGATCACCTGGCTGGCGCCGGTGCTGCCGGAGACAGCCAAGAAAGCGGAAGCCTTCCTCGGCACCGAGGTCGACTGGCATTCTGCTACTACTCCGCTGGCCGGCCACACCATCAACAAGTTCAAACCGCTGATGCAGCGGGTCGAACAGCAGCAGGTGGACGCGATTCTGGAGGCGGCGAAGGAGTCGCTGGCGCAACTGCAGGCGGAAGCGGCAAAGCCGGCAACCGGCCCTCTTGCTGACGACCCCATCGCCGACGAGATCCAGTTCGATGATTTTGCCAAGGTCGACCTGCGCATCGCCCTGATCGCCAATGCCGAACATGTGGAGGGCGCAGGCAAACTGCTGAAGCTGACCCTGGACCTCGGTGGTGAGAGCCGCCAGGTATTCGCCGGCATCAAGAGTGCCTACAACCCCGAGGATCTGATTGGCAAGCACACCGTGATGGTCGCCAACCTGGCCCCACGCAAAATGCGCTTCGGTGTCTCCGAGGGCATGGTGCTGGCAGCCGGTCCCGGCGGCAAAGACCTGTGGATTCTGGAGCCCCACGCCGGCGCACAGCCGGGCATGCGGGTAATGTAA
- the apbC gene encoding iron-sulfur cluster carrier protein ApbC: protein MSEHEHHHGDLPEGAQAELERLAECLGSLHDPATGRILDELDADIEVGYEDGTVLVGISLGYPCVSQEDDWRERVQEACMPTLRGGPLGEAHLQFELFCEIPTTEAGDVPEHLRGVKNIVAVASGKGGVGKSTTAVNLALALAAEGASVGMLDADIYGPSLPTMLGTEGIRPEVKEHKFFLPVEAHGLKTMSLGYLLTEDTPAVWRGPMASGALNQILTQTLWCGNGEELDYLIVDMPPGTGDIQLTLAQKTHLAGAVIVTTPQDLALLDAIKGVEMFRKVSVPVLGIVENMSLHTCSQCGHTEPVFGSGGGEKIAADYDTGLLGQLPLAMSIREGTDRGLPSVIADPESEVAESYREIARRAAAEIWLSTEEGAGPAIEIG from the coding sequence GTGAGCGAACACGAGCATCATCACGGCGACCTGCCAGAAGGCGCACAGGCGGAACTGGAGCGTCTGGCGGAGTGCCTGGGCAGCCTGCACGATCCGGCCACCGGCAGGATACTGGATGAACTGGATGCGGATATCGAAGTGGGCTACGAGGACGGCACCGTGCTGGTGGGTATCAGCCTCGGGTACCCCTGTGTCAGCCAGGAGGATGACTGGCGCGAGCGGGTACAGGAGGCCTGCATGCCGACCCTGCGTGGCGGTCCACTGGGAGAGGCGCACCTGCAGTTCGAGCTGTTCTGCGAGATACCCACCACTGAGGCAGGTGATGTGCCGGAGCACCTGCGCGGGGTGAAGAATATCGTCGCCGTCGCCTCGGGCAAGGGTGGTGTGGGCAAGTCCACGACCGCGGTCAACCTGGCGCTGGCACTGGCTGCCGAGGGTGCCAGTGTGGGGATGCTGGATGCGGATATCTACGGCCCCAGTCTGCCCACCATGCTCGGTACCGAGGGGATAAGGCCCGAAGTCAAAGAGCACAAGTTCTTTCTGCCGGTGGAGGCCCACGGACTCAAGACCATGTCCCTCGGTTACCTGCTGACCGAGGATACCCCGGCGGTATGGCGCGGCCCGATGGCCAGCGGCGCCCTCAACCAGATCCTTACCCAGACACTATGGTGCGGTAACGGCGAGGAACTGGACTACCTGATCGTGGATATGCCCCCGGGTACCGGGGATATCCAGCTGACCCTGGCGCAGAAGACCCACCTGGCCGGGGCCGTAATCGTCACCACCCCGCAGGATCTGGCGCTCCTGGATGCCATCAAGGGGGTGGAGATGTTCCGCAAGGTGTCGGTGCCGGTGCTGGGCATCGTGGAGAATATGTCGCTGCACACCTGCAGCCAGTGCGGGCACACCGAGCCGGTGTTCGGCAGCGGTGGTGGTGAGAAGATTGCCGCGGACTACGACACCGGCCTGCTGGGGCAGTTGCCGCTGGCCATGTCGATCCGCGAGGGCACCGACCGCGGTCTGCCCAGTGTCATCGCCGATCCGGAGAGCGAAGTGGCGGAGAGCTATCGTGAAATCGCCCGGCGGGCGGCGGCGGAAATCTGGCTCAGTACCGAGGAGGGCGCCGGGCCGGCCATCGAGATTGGTTGA
- a CDS encoding rhodanese-related sulfurtransferase, with protein sequence MNPIVVCALYKFVSLDDFESLREPLLNVMLKNQVRGTLLLAKEGINGTVAGSREGIDALLAHLKSDPRLAELDYKESFTEEMPFLRSKVKLKREIVTMGVEGIDPRQTVGTYIKPQDWNALISDPEVLLIDTRNDYEYQVGTFENAVNPKTDSFREFPEYVKEHLDPEKHKKVAMFCTGGIRCEKSTAFLKEQGFDEVYHLQGGILKYLEEVPKEETLWKGECFVFDDRVTVNHDLERGNYQQCNACRMPVTEEEMQSPKFEQGVSCPHCYDKVSEADRARYREREKQIQLARQRGEQHIGHDAREITAARRREKYEQRRQQAEQARKAQSA encoded by the coding sequence ATGAATCCGATCGTAGTCTGTGCGCTGTACAAGTTCGTCTCACTGGACGATTTTGAATCGCTGCGCGAACCCCTGCTGAATGTCATGCTCAAAAATCAGGTCCGTGGCACCCTGCTGCTGGCCAAAGAGGGCATCAATGGCACCGTTGCCGGCTCACGCGAAGGCATCGACGCGCTGCTCGCGCACCTGAAATCCGACCCGCGTCTGGCGGAGCTGGATTACAAGGAATCCTTTACCGAGGAGATGCCGTTCCTGCGCAGTAAAGTGAAGCTCAAGCGCGAGATCGTCACCATGGGTGTGGAGGGCATCGACCCCCGCCAGACCGTCGGCACCTACATCAAGCCGCAAGACTGGAACGCACTGATCAGCGATCCCGAGGTGCTGCTGATCGATACCCGCAACGACTACGAATACCAGGTCGGCACTTTCGAAAATGCGGTCAACCCGAAGACCGACTCTTTCCGCGAGTTCCCTGAATATGTAAAGGAGCACCTGGATCCGGAGAAACATAAAAAGGTGGCCATGTTCTGCACCGGCGGTATCCGTTGCGAGAAATCCACCGCGTTTTTGAAGGAACAGGGCTTCGACGAGGTCTATCACCTGCAGGGCGGCATCCTCAAATACCTGGAGGAAGTGCCGAAGGAAGAGACCCTGTGGAAAGGCGAGTGCTTCGTGTTCGACGACCGGGTCACCGTGAACCACGACCTGGAGCGCGGCAACTATCAGCAGTGCAACGCCTGCCGGATGCCGGTTACAGAAGAGGAAATGCAGTCGCCGAAATTCGAGCAGGGGGTCAGCTGCCCGCACTGCTACGACAAGGTGTCAGAGGCCGATCGCGCCCGCTACCGCGAGCGTGAGAAACAGATCCAGCTGGCCAGGCAGCGCGGTGAACAACACATCGGCCACGATGCCCGCGAGATCACCGCAGCTCGCCGCCGCGAGAAGTACGAGCAGCGTCGCCAGCAGGCCGAGCAGGCCCGCAAGGCCCAGTCAGCCTGA
- a CDS encoding baseplate wedge protein 53, translating into MEEVFVPKESPLSRTYQEGDVTVQIDIYEDGEGAWLLEIVDEDENSTVWEDPFDSEEEALEEALEALRDEGIETFVGPVEEEDESW; encoded by the coding sequence ATGGAAGAAGTGTTTGTTCCCAAAGAGTCTCCCCTGAGCCGGACTTATCAGGAGGGGGATGTCACCGTCCAGATCGATATCTATGAAGATGGCGAAGGTGCGTGGCTGCTGGAAATCGTCGACGAAGATGAAAACTCCACGGTGTGGGAAGACCCTTTCGACTCCGAGGAGGAGGCCCTGGAAGAGGCCCTAGAGGCTCTGCGTGACGAAGGAATCGAGACCTTTGTCGGCCCGGTCGAGGAAGAAGACGAGAGCTGGTAA